In bacterium, the following are encoded in one genomic region:
- a CDS encoding plastocyanin/azurin family copper-binding protein yields MKSRNLVLAAAAALALAAAAPATAALVVVQQMSLSFSPADITITAGDTVRWVRTSLTHTVTNGTGTSDPNVGTLFDAPLSAASPTFQYVFTVAGDVPYFCRPHLLMGMTGIVRVQPDPSVGVGSDIAAPGPRLLAAYPNP; encoded by the coding sequence ATGAAATCCCGGAACCTGGTCCTGGCCGCCGCCGCGGCCCTCGCCCTCGCCGCCGCCGCGCCCGCGACGGCGGCTCTCGTCGTCGTCCAGCAGATGAGCCTGTCCTTCTCCCCCGCCGACATCACGATCACCGCGGGCGACACCGTCCGCTGGGTGCGCACCAGCCTGACCCACACCGTGACCAACGGCACCGGCACGTCCGACCCGAACGTGGGCACGCTGTTCGACGCGCCGCTGAGCGCCGCCTCGCCGACGTTCCAGTACGTCTTCACCGTGGCCGGCGACGTGCCCTACTTCTGCCGCCCTCACCTGTTGATGGGCATGACCGGCATCGTGCGCGTCCAGCCGGATCCCAGCGTCGGCGTGGGCAGCGACATCGCCGCTCCCGGGCCGCGGCTCCTGGCGGCGTACCCCAACCC